GGTCGGTAGGCGTCGAACTCGGCGCGGGTCGCATCGGTGTCGAAGAACACCGGCTTGCCGGACGCCAACAGTTGTTCGACGTTCCCCCGTGACATCCACCACAACAGTGGCGGTGTTACTACCACCATATCAACCGTTGGTAGTATGGTGGCGAACCACTCGTGAAACTTCTCGCGCCCGAGCAGGTGCAGTGCGTTGGGGTCGGTCGCGTAATAATCGGCGGGCAGGCGCTTTCCGGCCAGTACTGCGATGCGCCCGTCCGCTACCAGCACCACGTCCCCGGGAGCGTTCCGCACGGCCGCAACGCAGGCCGCGTGTTCGTCGTTCGGGTGGAGCTGAACGAGAATCACGCCCACGATTACCGGAACCCGCACCGTGATGGCCACCAGCGGCACGAGCGCAAACAAGCGCGATACCCCTTCCGCCAACCGAACCACCGCCACCGCCGCGCACGCCGCGAACAGCGGCAGCACCGGCAGGTAGTACATCACCGAGAGCGTCTTCCCCGCCACACTGATGCACACCGCCGAAAGTAGCCCGTGTGCCGCAATTCCGCGGAGTTTGGGCGGCCCGCTGCACAAGAACCACAACGCGGCCGGCACTCCCAGGATGACCGCGGGCTCCGACAGAAACTCGCGGATCTGCCCGGCGCGGTCGCTCCAGTCCGTCCGCACACGGTTCGACTGAAAGCCGACCACGTTATCAAAGTAACCGGGCAGCGCCAGCACACACGTCAAGTGAATGACAGCGCACCCCACGCCCAGCGCACCGAGGAACCACGCGGCTCGCGCCAGGAACCCGCTGCGCCCGTCCGCGAACCCAGTGAGCAATAACAGCCCCGGTGCGGCAATCAGCGACGGGAGTCGGACAGCGGTCGCGAAAGCGATCACAAACCCGGCGAGCGCGAATCGTCGCTTATTCGTGCCGAGAATCAGCAAGCTCGCGGCCACTTCCAAACACGCGGCCGGGGTGTTCGTAGCTCCGTGAATCGACTGGTACGCGAACACGACTGTCGCAGCCACCAGCGCGACCCCGAACGGTTCTGCGTGCCGAATTCCGGTACCCTCGCAAACGCGCCGCGTTAGCCGGAACGTTTGGGCCAACAGCACGAGCCCGCAGGCCCAGTTGAACGCCCGCACGCCAGCGATACCAGAACCGATCCACTCGCACGCGGCGCCAATCAGCAAGATCCCGGGCGGTTGCGGAACAAAGTAATCCGTGTAGGGTACTTGTCCGCGCGTGAGTAGCACCGCCTGGTAGTAATAAACGCCTTCATCGTACATCGTGAACGCAGTTCGGGGAACGGCGGCGAGTAGGGCCGCCACCCCGATGAGCACTGCACACGCGCCGAGCAGACCGGCCCATCGGGTCACGCCAACACCGGCTCGGCCACCGCTTCAGCAACGCCCGTGAGCGCCTCGAAATCGGCCAGCGCCGGTTTGATGGTCGCCGGTTCGTCGAGCGCGTCGAACACCGCGTCCTGAGTCTTCAGCCCGTTGCCGGTGATGCAGATCACGATCTCTTCGTTCCGCGGGATGCGGCCCGATTCGATCAGCTTTTTCGTGACGGCAAGTGTGGTTCCGCCGGCCGTCTCCGCGAACACGCCTTCCGTCTTCGCGAGGAGCAGCATCGATTCCACGATTTCGGCGTCGGTCACGTCTTCCGCCCAACCGCCGCTGTCGCGGATCAGTTTCGCGGCGAAGTACCCGTCGGCCGGGTCGCCGATCGCGAGGCTCTTGCAGATCGTGTTCGGCGTCTTGATCGGCTTGTGGCGCTCGCGGTTGCTCTTCACGCAATCGCTGATCGGGTTGCACCCGCTCGCCTGCGCGCCGTACATCTTCGTCGTCACCGGGGCGTCCACGAGCCCCAACCGGCTCAGTTCGGTGAAACCCTTGTGGATCTTGCCGATGAGCGCGCCGCCGGCCATCGGGCACACGACGTGTTGCGGGAACCGCCAGCCGAGGTCTTCGGCGATCTCGAATCCGACCGTCTTCGAGCCCTCGGCGTAGAACGGCCGCAGGTTCACGTTCACAAAGCCCCAACCGTACTTCATCACGATTTGAGTGCAGAGTCGGTTCACCTGATCGTAGGTGCCGGACACCTTCACCACCTTCGCACCGTAGAGCGCGGTGCCGTAAATCTTCACGCGCTCCAGATCGGCCGGCACGAGAATAACCGTCTCCAACCCGGCGGACGCGGCCAGCGCCGCGACGCTGTTCGCGAGGTTGCCGGTGCTGGCGCAGCCGACCATCCGCATCCCGAGTTCGCGGGCCTTCGAGAGCGCCACCGACACCACGCGGTCCTTGAACGAGAGCGTCGGGAAGTTGACCGCGTCGTTCTTGATCCAGAGGCGCTCGACGCCGAGTGCGTCCGCGAGCCGGTCGGCGCGGATGAGCGGTGTTCCGCCGACTTGCGGGCCGACCGTGGGCTCGCCGTCGAGCGGGAGCAACTCGCGGTAGCGCCACATGTTGCGGGGGCGGGAAGTGAATTTCGCCCGGCTGACGTTCGGTTTGATGCGGTCGTAATCGTAGGCGACTTCGAGCGGCCCGGAATCGTCCGGGCAGAAGAAGCTCGCGGCCTTCGGATAGAGCTTGCCGCACACGCGACACTTCAGCCCCAGAACGAAGTCGTTACTCGGCACAGCACAACCTCAGAGAAGAGAAACGCACGGACCGCATCACGCGGCGAAATTTCGTTTTGAGTGGGTGGGTTTGCTTAGCCAGAAGTGCCGCCGTATTTGGCGGTTGTGGTGAGATAAGAGTACGGCGGGGCCGTGAGCCCCGCGCGAGATCTTATCTTCCCCGGCCATACCGCTTCCCCCGTTGTTCGGGAGCCGCGGCGTTTGCCGGGCAGGAGTTAGCACCTGCATCGCGTGCCGCACGTTGGGAACGTGCAACAGTAGACCGGTTGCTGTGGCGTCGTCGGGCCTGGCCCCTCAGCCACTCTGGATAAGATACTCACCAACTTAAGTTTTCAATAACGGCTGCGCACGCACAGCGCGTTGGAAGAAAGATACGGTACTCTCGCGAGGGCGGCAACAGCATTCGGGCGAAATTCGTTCTGTTCCGGTCCAGACTCGCGCCCGTGACCGTGAATTCCGCGGTGCGGCAACAGCATTCGGGCGAAATTCGTTCTGTTCCTCGGTAACGATTTCCGTCACGGGGTCGCGATCTTACCAGTTTCGGCGTTGTACAGTTCGAGCGCTCCGTTACGCCAGACCCCGACGGTGCTACCATTTCCGAGGATGGGCATCAGGGTGAAATGCTGTTTGTAATCCGGTCCGACCTGTCGCAGCGTTTTACTGGACACGTCGTAGCTCCAACACTTCCCCACAGACATCCCAGACATCAAAACCGAATAGCCACAAACCACGCGGTTACCGTCCGCACTAACACTCAACGGCAGGAAAGACGGATCTTCACTCTCGATGGGAAGTGGCACCTGTGCCTTTAATTGTTTCGATACCACGTCGTAGACGTGTACGAGCCACTTGGGTTTAAGAGGTGTGGTTCGGTCCTCAATGTACGCTACGACAGTCTTTCCATCGGCCGAGATATCGGGGCGACGTCTGAGCCGTTCATCTTCTTTGAGAGGCAAGACGAGAGACGCCTCCGGTCGACTCAAATCCGCTACACGCAATTCGCCTACAGCGTTCGGCAAAAGAGCGTTGTAAACGGCCAAGTTCTTTTCGGGGCAGTAGCTGATGTCGTGGATCTCGATGTCCTTGAGAAGAACCTTCTCCATCCCGGTTTCGAGATCCACACGGAGCAACGTTCCTTCGTATGCGGCCACGATCGCCTTACCGTTTGGTGTGTAGGTGGCAAACGCGGGCACACCGCCAGATTTTGTTTCTGGCGACAGTTTGATGGTCTTCTCCAGAACCCCAGAGGCAACATTCCAAAGAGTCAGGGACTTCGCCTCTTTGGACACGATCGCAACTTGTTTTCGATTGGGCGAAATCCCAACGGCATCGGGGAAAAACAGGCTCTTCTTGTCTTCAATCAAAACGAGCGGATCACTCGTCCGGACATCCCAAACCCCAAACGCCTGGCGCCTTTCTCTCGTGATGTACGGCGCCAGAATCAATTCCCCGTCGGTCGTCCATTGAGGGCTATCAACTCGCGCGGCCTGCAGTTTGAGTTTCTCACCTCCGGACGGAGGATTCGGCCCGGGGTTGTTCGGCTCCGGCAACTGCGGTCCCGGGCCTTTAGGCATCACTGGCCCCGGACCTTGCGGACCCGGCCTCTGCGGCCCGGCGGGTGGGTCACCTGCGGGCGGAGTGTTCGACGCAACCTCTTCCTTCTTGCCGAACTTGTCCCAGAAGACGAAGGCGACCACACCCAACAGGACGATCAGCACCACGCCGCCGACGATGTTGCGCGCCATCGACGAGCCACCCGCGGCCGACTTCTTCTTTTTCTTTCGCGGC
The Gemmata palustris DNA segment above includes these coding regions:
- the thrC gene encoding threonine synthase; translated protein: MPSNDFVLGLKCRVCGKLYPKAASFFCPDDSGPLEVAYDYDRIKPNVSRAKFTSRPRNMWRYRELLPLDGEPTVGPQVGGTPLIRADRLADALGVERLWIKNDAVNFPTLSFKDRVVSVALSKARELGMRMVGCASTGNLANSVAALAASAGLETVILVPADLERVKIYGTALYGAKVVKVSGTYDQVNRLCTQIVMKYGWGFVNVNLRPFYAEGSKTVGFEIAEDLGWRFPQHVVCPMAGGALIGKIHKGFTELSRLGLVDAPVTTKMYGAQASGCNPISDCVKSNRERHKPIKTPNTICKSLAIGDPADGYFAAKLIRDSGGWAEDVTDAEIVESMLLLAKTEGVFAETAGGTTLAVTKKLIESGRIPRNEEIVICITGNGLKTQDAVFDALDEPATIKPALADFEALTGVAEAVAEPVLA